In a genomic window of Wyeomyia smithii strain HCP4-BCI-WySm-NY-G18 chromosome 1, ASM2978416v1, whole genome shotgun sequence:
- the LOC129718050 gene encoding zinc finger protein 345-like isoform X7, translating to MEECVTIKMEEEPSAIKVEEVTIADDMGCCDLPIIKNNESSVVKDEPETGEMETTAAADGEVDASNSSRADTLKGNHQRNTGDERRYKKHQKRQSAGRLYECPKCEEKFENQCTLSKHVLQHRKSPITCEICDIQCTNNFKLKSHMRTHTGERAFRCDICDETFSIKPELQRHTIVKHTTEKIFKCEICSKNFHLYSQLSVHLKTHSTERAHECLVCGTRFRYRSKLARHMHTHSEARCFTCDVCGASFKLPQGLRVHRKIHTTVLKESNMHKCTICRRRFSTEETLKQHKASHPHTEPPHFVCETCGLVCSTKSNLKYHQKIHTAERPFACETCGKAFRRSYNLNRHITVHHEKPLKKNFRCELCGEGFRLRTHLWRHLEVHREKSPHENGPHTTEKTFECKICGENFPLYTQLSVHLKTHSTERAHECLVCGTRFRFRSKLARHMHTHGEARCFVCDVCGASFKLPGSLSKHKKIHITVLEESATHKCTICRRRFSTEHTLKQHEASNPHTEPQPFDCEICGLVCTTQYNLEYHRKTHTGEKPFKCETCGKAFSRSYDLNRHMTVRHEKRLEKNFRCELCGKAFRLRIYLLRHLQLHQEERPHKNGPHTTEKKFKCEICGKNFPLYTQLGVHLKTHSTERAHECLVCGMRFRWPSKLEQHMLTHSEARCFTCDVCGASFKLPAGLYKHKKIHTTVSEESNTYKCTICRRRFSTEETLKQHKASHPHTEPQYFGCETCGLLCATQYNLEDHRRTHTAGRTP from the coding sequence CCGGGCGGACACCTTAAAAGGAAATCACCAGAGAAATACCGGCGATGAGCGAAGGTACAAAAAACACCAGAAACGGCAGAGCGCGGGCCGCTTGTATGAATGTCCCAAGTGCGAGGAAAAGTTTGAAAATCAATGTACGCTCTCGAAACATGTGCTTCAACACAGAAAATCTCCTATAACTTGCGAAATCTGCGATATACAGTGTACCAATAATTTTAAACTGAAAAGCCACATGAGAACTCACACAGGAGAACGGGCTTTTCGGTGTGACATATGTGACGAAACTTTCAGCATAAAACCCGAACTTCAGAGGCATACAATAGTTAAGCATACAAcggagaaaatatttaaatgtgaaatatgcagtaaaaatttccacTTGTATTCACAGTTGAGCGTACATCTGAAGACTCATAGCACAGAACGTGCGCACGAGTGTCTGGTTTGTGGAACGCGCTTCAGGTATCGCTCTAAGCTAGCCCGGCACATGCACACTCACAGTGAAGCGCGATGTTTTACGTGCGACGTTTGTGGGGCGTCGTTCAAGCTACCACAAGGTCTAAGGGTTCATAGAAAAATTCACACCACCGTTTTAAAGGAGTCAAATATGCACAAGTGCACTATATGCAGGAGACGTTTTTCCACCGAGGAAACACTGAAGCAACATAAAGCATCTCATCCGCATACGGAACCGCCGCATTTCGTTTGCGAAACCTGTGGCTTAGTGTGTTCTACCAAGTCTAATCTCAAGTATCATCAGAAAATTCACACCGCCGAGCGACCGTTCGCATGTGAAACGTGTGGTAAAGCGTTCAGGAGAAGCTACAATCTTAACAGACATATAACCGTGCACCACGAGAAGCCATTGAAGAAAAACTTTCGGTGTGAGCTGTGTGGTGAAGGCTTCCGCTTGAGGACTCATTTGTGGCGCCATTTGGAGGTACATCGAGAGAAAAGCCCGCACGAAAACGGCCCGCATACAACGGAGAAAACATTTGAATGTAAAATATGTGGTGAAAATTTCCCCTTGTATACACAGTTGAGTGTACATCTGAAGACACATAGCACAGAACGAGCGCACGAGTGTCTTGTTTGTGGAACGCGCTTCAGATTTCGCTCTAAGCTAGCCCGGCACATGCACACTCACGGTGAAGCGCGATGTTTTGTGTGCGACGTTTGTGGGGCGTCGTTCAAGTTACCAGGAAGTTtaagtaaacataaaaaaattcacatcACCGTTTTGGAGGAATCTGCTACGCACAAGTGCACTATATGCAGGAGACGTTTTTCTACCGAGCACACCCTGAAGCAACATGAAGCATCTAATCCGCATACGGAACCGCAGCCTTTCGATTGCGAAATCTGCGGTTTAGTGTGTACTACCCAATATAATCTCGAGTATCATCGGAAAACTCACACCGGCGAGAAACCGTTCAAATGTGAAACGTGTGGTAAAGCATTCAGCAGGAGCTACGATCTTAATAGACATATGACCGTACGCCACGAGAAGCGGCTGGAGAAGAATTTTCGATGTGAGCTGTGTGGTAAAGCCTTTCGTttgagaatttatttgttgcgcCATCTGCAGTTACATCAGGAGGAACGTCCGCACAAGAACGGCCCGCATACAACggagaaaaaatttaaatgtgaAATATGTGGTAAAAATTTCCCCTTGTATACACAGTTAGGTGTACATCTGAAGACACATAGCACAGAACGTGCGCACGAGTGTCTGGTTTGTGGAATGCGCTTTAGGTGGCCCTCTAAGCTAGAACAGCACATGCTCACTCATAGTGAAGCGCGATGTTTTACGTGTGACGTTTGTGGGGCGTCGTTCAAGTTACCAGCAGGTTtatacaaacataaaaaaattcacaCCACCGTTTCGGAAGAGTCAAACACGTACAAGTGCACTATATGCAGGAGACGTTTTTCCACCGAGGAAACACTGAAGCAACATAAAGCGTCTCATCCGCATACGGAACCGCAGTATTTCGGTTGCGAAACCTGCGGCTTATTGTGTGCTACCCAATATAATCTCGAGGATCATCGGAGAACTCACACCG
- the LOC129718050 gene encoding zinc finger protein 728-like isoform X6, translated as MEECVTIKMEEEPSAIKVEEVTIADDMGCCDLPIIKNNESSVVKDEPETGEMETTAAADGEVDASNSSRADTLKGNHQRNTGDERRYKKHQKRQSAGRLYECPKCEEKFENQCTLSKHVLQHRKSPITCEICDIQCTNNFKLKSHMRTHTGERAFRCDICDETFSIKPELQRHTIVKHTTEKIFKCEICSKNFHLYSQLSVHLKTHSTERAHECLVCGTRFRYRSKLARHMHTHSEARCFTCDVCGASFKLPQGLRVHRKIHTTVLKESNMHKCTICRRRFSTEETLKQHKASHPHTEPPHFVCETCGLVCSTKSNLKYHQKIHTAERPFACETCGKAFRRSYNLNRHITVHHEKPLKKNFRCELCGEGFRLRTHLWRHLEVHREKSPHENGPHTTEKTFECKICGENFPLYTQLSVHLKTHSTERAHECLVCGTRFRFRSKLARHMHTHGEARCFVCDVCGASFKLPGSLSKHKKIHITVLEESATHKCTICRRRFSTEHTLKQHEASNPHTEPQPFDCEICGLVCTTQYNLEYHRKTHTGEKPFKCETCGKAFSRSYDLNRHMTVRHEKRLEKNFRCELCGKAFRLRIYLLRHLQLHQEERPHKNGPHTTEKKFKCEICGKNFPLYTQLGVHLKTHSTERAHECLVCGMRFRWPSKLEQHMLTHSEARCFTCDVCGASFKLPAGLYKHKKIHTTVSEESNTYKCTICRRRFSTEETLKQHKASHPHTEPQYFGCETCGLLCATQYNLEDHRRTHTGEKPFKCPICEKGFSRSNYLARHVRTHETKQHD; from the coding sequence CCGGGCGGACACCTTAAAAGGAAATCACCAGAGAAATACCGGCGATGAGCGAAGGTACAAAAAACACCAGAAACGGCAGAGCGCGGGCCGCTTGTATGAATGTCCCAAGTGCGAGGAAAAGTTTGAAAATCAATGTACGCTCTCGAAACATGTGCTTCAACACAGAAAATCTCCTATAACTTGCGAAATCTGCGATATACAGTGTACCAATAATTTTAAACTGAAAAGCCACATGAGAACTCACACAGGAGAACGGGCTTTTCGGTGTGACATATGTGACGAAACTTTCAGCATAAAACCCGAACTTCAGAGGCATACAATAGTTAAGCATACAAcggagaaaatatttaaatgtgaaatatgcagtaaaaatttccacTTGTATTCACAGTTGAGCGTACATCTGAAGACTCATAGCACAGAACGTGCGCACGAGTGTCTGGTTTGTGGAACGCGCTTCAGGTATCGCTCTAAGCTAGCCCGGCACATGCACACTCACAGTGAAGCGCGATGTTTTACGTGCGACGTTTGTGGGGCGTCGTTCAAGCTACCACAAGGTCTAAGGGTTCATAGAAAAATTCACACCACCGTTTTAAAGGAGTCAAATATGCACAAGTGCACTATATGCAGGAGACGTTTTTCCACCGAGGAAACACTGAAGCAACATAAAGCATCTCATCCGCATACGGAACCGCCGCATTTCGTTTGCGAAACCTGTGGCTTAGTGTGTTCTACCAAGTCTAATCTCAAGTATCATCAGAAAATTCACACCGCCGAGCGACCGTTCGCATGTGAAACGTGTGGTAAAGCGTTCAGGAGAAGCTACAATCTTAACAGACATATAACCGTGCACCACGAGAAGCCATTGAAGAAAAACTTTCGGTGTGAGCTGTGTGGTGAAGGCTTCCGCTTGAGGACTCATTTGTGGCGCCATTTGGAGGTACATCGAGAGAAAAGCCCGCACGAAAACGGCCCGCATACAACGGAGAAAACATTTGAATGTAAAATATGTGGTGAAAATTTCCCCTTGTATACACAGTTGAGTGTACATCTGAAGACACATAGCACAGAACGAGCGCACGAGTGTCTTGTTTGTGGAACGCGCTTCAGATTTCGCTCTAAGCTAGCCCGGCACATGCACACTCACGGTGAAGCGCGATGTTTTGTGTGCGACGTTTGTGGGGCGTCGTTCAAGTTACCAGGAAGTTtaagtaaacataaaaaaattcacatcACCGTTTTGGAGGAATCTGCTACGCACAAGTGCACTATATGCAGGAGACGTTTTTCTACCGAGCACACCCTGAAGCAACATGAAGCATCTAATCCGCATACGGAACCGCAGCCTTTCGATTGCGAAATCTGCGGTTTAGTGTGTACTACCCAATATAATCTCGAGTATCATCGGAAAACTCACACCGGCGAGAAACCGTTCAAATGTGAAACGTGTGGTAAAGCATTCAGCAGGAGCTACGATCTTAATAGACATATGACCGTACGCCACGAGAAGCGGCTGGAGAAGAATTTTCGATGTGAGCTGTGTGGTAAAGCCTTTCGTttgagaatttatttgttgcgcCATCTGCAGTTACATCAGGAGGAACGTCCGCACAAGAACGGCCCGCATACAACggagaaaaaatttaaatgtgaAATATGTGGTAAAAATTTCCCCTTGTATACACAGTTAGGTGTACATCTGAAGACACATAGCACAGAACGTGCGCACGAGTGTCTGGTTTGTGGAATGCGCTTTAGGTGGCCCTCTAAGCTAGAACAGCACATGCTCACTCATAGTGAAGCGCGATGTTTTACGTGTGACGTTTGTGGGGCGTCGTTCAAGTTACCAGCAGGTTtatacaaacataaaaaaattcacaCCACCGTTTCGGAAGAGTCAAACACGTACAAGTGCACTATATGCAGGAGACGTTTTTCCACCGAGGAAACACTGAAGCAACATAAAGCGTCTCATCCGCATACGGAACCGCAGTATTTCGGTTGCGAAACCTGCGGCTTATTGTGTGCTACCCAATATAATCTCGAGGATCATCGGAGAACTCACACCGGTGAGAAACCGTTCAAATGTCCCATTTGCGAGAAAGGCTTTTCACGGAGTAACTATCTCGCGCGACATGTGCGCACTCACGAAACAAAG
- the LOC129718050 gene encoding zinc finger protein 728-like isoform X8: protein MRTHTGERAFRCDICDETFSIKPELQRHTIVKHTTEKIFKCEICSKNFHLYSQLSVHLKTHSTERAHECLVCGTRFRYRSKLARHMHTHSEARCFTCDVCGASFKLPQGLRVHRKIHTTVLKESNMHKCTICRRRFSTEETLKQHKASHPHTEPPHFVCETCGLVCSTKSNLKYHQKIHTAERPFACETCGKAFRRSYNLNRHITVHHEKPLKKNFRCELCGEGFRLRTHLWRHLEVHREKSPHENGPHTTEKTFECKICGENFPLYTQLSVHLKTHSTERAHECLVCGTRFRFRSKLARHMHTHGEARCFVCDVCGASFKLPGSLSKHKKIHITVLEESATHKCTICRRRFSTEHTLKQHEASNPHTEPQPFDCEICGLVCTTQYNLEYHRKTHTGEKPFKCETCGKAFSRSYDLNRHMTVRHEKRLEKNFRCELCGKAFRLRIYLLRHLQLHQEERPHKNGPHTTEKKFKCEICGKNFPLYTQLGVHLKTHSTERAHECLVCGMRFRWPSKLEQHMLTHSEARCFTCDVCGASFKLPAGLYKHKKIHTTVSEESNTYKCTICRRRFSTEETLKQHKASHPHTEPQYFGCETCGLLCATQYNLEDHRRTHTGEKPFKCPICEKGFSRSNYLARHVRTHETKPGGHLERKSPEKYRR from the coding sequence ATGAGAACTCACACAGGAGAACGGGCTTTTCGGTGTGACATATGTGACGAAACTTTCAGCATAAAACCCGAACTTCAGAGGCATACAATAGTTAAGCATACAAcggagaaaatatttaaatgtgaaatatgcagtaaaaatttccacTTGTATTCACAGTTGAGCGTACATCTGAAGACTCATAGCACAGAACGTGCGCACGAGTGTCTGGTTTGTGGAACGCGCTTCAGGTATCGCTCTAAGCTAGCCCGGCACATGCACACTCACAGTGAAGCGCGATGTTTTACGTGCGACGTTTGTGGGGCGTCGTTCAAGCTACCACAAGGTCTAAGGGTTCATAGAAAAATTCACACCACCGTTTTAAAGGAGTCAAATATGCACAAGTGCACTATATGCAGGAGACGTTTTTCCACCGAGGAAACACTGAAGCAACATAAAGCATCTCATCCGCATACGGAACCGCCGCATTTCGTTTGCGAAACCTGTGGCTTAGTGTGTTCTACCAAGTCTAATCTCAAGTATCATCAGAAAATTCACACCGCCGAGCGACCGTTCGCATGTGAAACGTGTGGTAAAGCGTTCAGGAGAAGCTACAATCTTAACAGACATATAACCGTGCACCACGAGAAGCCATTGAAGAAAAACTTTCGGTGTGAGCTGTGTGGTGAAGGCTTCCGCTTGAGGACTCATTTGTGGCGCCATTTGGAGGTACATCGAGAGAAAAGCCCGCACGAAAACGGCCCGCATACAACGGAGAAAACATTTGAATGTAAAATATGTGGTGAAAATTTCCCCTTGTATACACAGTTGAGTGTACATCTGAAGACACATAGCACAGAACGAGCGCACGAGTGTCTTGTTTGTGGAACGCGCTTCAGATTTCGCTCTAAGCTAGCCCGGCACATGCACACTCACGGTGAAGCGCGATGTTTTGTGTGCGACGTTTGTGGGGCGTCGTTCAAGTTACCAGGAAGTTtaagtaaacataaaaaaattcacatcACCGTTTTGGAGGAATCTGCTACGCACAAGTGCACTATATGCAGGAGACGTTTTTCTACCGAGCACACCCTGAAGCAACATGAAGCATCTAATCCGCATACGGAACCGCAGCCTTTCGATTGCGAAATCTGCGGTTTAGTGTGTACTACCCAATATAATCTCGAGTATCATCGGAAAACTCACACCGGCGAGAAACCGTTCAAATGTGAAACGTGTGGTAAAGCATTCAGCAGGAGCTACGATCTTAATAGACATATGACCGTACGCCACGAGAAGCGGCTGGAGAAGAATTTTCGATGTGAGCTGTGTGGTAAAGCCTTTCGTttgagaatttatttgttgcgcCATCTGCAGTTACATCAGGAGGAACGTCCGCACAAGAACGGCCCGCATACAACggagaaaaaatttaaatgtgaAATATGTGGTAAAAATTTCCCCTTGTATACACAGTTAGGTGTACATCTGAAGACACATAGCACAGAACGTGCGCACGAGTGTCTGGTTTGTGGAATGCGCTTTAGGTGGCCCTCTAAGCTAGAACAGCACATGCTCACTCATAGTGAAGCGCGATGTTTTACGTGTGACGTTTGTGGGGCGTCGTTCAAGTTACCAGCAGGTTtatacaaacataaaaaaattcacaCCACCGTTTCGGAAGAGTCAAACACGTACAAGTGCACTATATGCAGGAGACGTTTTTCCACCGAGGAAACACTGAAGCAACATAAAGCGTCTCATCCGCATACGGAACCGCAGTATTTCGGTTGCGAAACCTGCGGCTTATTGTGTGCTACCCAATATAATCTCGAGGATCATCGGAGAACTCACACCGGTGAGAAACCGTTCAAATGTCCCATTTGCGAGAAAGGCTTTTCACGGAGTAACTATCTCGCGCGACATGTGCGCACTCACGAAACAAAG